Proteins from a genomic interval of Deltaproteobacteria bacterium:
- a CDS encoding SUMF1/EgtB/PvdO family nonheme iron enzyme has product DCNTASTFAVGLTGSRASCVSTRGAFDMVGNLYEWVADWVPRSTSCGTWSAGVSPTGDDQCLAGAATTGEPGALLRGGFFVYGSDAGPLSVLGLEPSFASSAIGFRCAR; this is encoded by the coding sequence ACGACTGCAACACGGCGAGCACGTTCGCCGTAGGGCTCACCGGCTCGCGCGCGAGCTGTGTGTCGACGCGCGGGGCGTTCGACATGGTGGGCAATCTGTACGAGTGGGTGGCGGACTGGGTGCCGCGCTCGACGTCGTGCGGGACATGGAGCGCTGGTGTCAGTCCGACGGGTGACGATCAATGCTTGGCGGGAGCGGCTACCACGGGAGAACCCGGTGCGCTGCTGCGCGGCGGCTTCTTCGTCTACGGTTCCGATGCCGGTCCGCTCTCGGTGCTCGGCCTCGAGCCGTCCTTTGCGAGCAGCGCCATCGGCTTCCGTTGCGCCCGCTAG